From Camelina sativa cultivar DH55 chromosome 7, Cs, whole genome shotgun sequence, one genomic window encodes:
- the LOC104703250 gene encoding putative protein TPRXL — protein MASACVNNVSVSQEFPTTTYGCFNPRASFSREDSMGSGSAASDTQKKQIPPEEKVAADFEFRLEEDPVGILPADELFSDGKLVTKQQQQTTVEIGGRSEMDNNNNISGGGGGDNCSFSPKAPRCSSRWRDLLGLKRFSHNSKAPTTTTTTTTTTTTSFPSNPRSSTSSLKQFLHRSSRSSSSSGSSSSSSSSSSSDASLLMSLPLLKDSDCESLSLSSSRMSLSSSSSGHDHEDLPRLSLDAERLNHNHNITANPFAPARSLNPNPPRMRLVNHSSAGTGGGRVGRSPMRRSGGGDTTTSHRGVSVDSPRLNSSGKIVFQSLERSSSSPSSFNGGTSGYRHRGMERSYSSNVRVTPVLNVPVCSIRGGSVVSGQFFTNANNNNNRPSSSHINRGRNSTDRI, from the coding sequence ATGGCTTCGGCATGTGTAAACAATGTTAGTGTTTCTCAGGAGTTTCCTACTACTACTTACGGATGTTTCAATCCACGAGCTTCTTTCAGCCGCGAGGACTCCATGGGCTCTGGATCCGCCGCATCTGACACTCAGAAGAAGCAGATTCCGCCGGAGGAAAAAGTAGCTGCCGATTTCGAGTTTCGGTTGGAGGAGGATCCTGTCGGAATCCTCCCCGCTGACGAGCTTTTCTCCGACGGTAAACTCGTCAcgaagcagcagcaacagacGACGGTTGAGATCGGCGGCAGGTCGGAGatggataataataataatatctccGGTGGTGGCGGCGGCGATAATTGCTCTTTTTCTCCAAAGGCACCACGGTGTTCGAGTAGGTGGAGAGACTTGTTAGGTCTCAAACGATTCTCTCACAACAGCAAAGCTCcgactactactactactactactactactactacgacGTCGTTTCCTTCGAATCCGAGATCGTCTACTTCTTCGTTGAAGCAATTCTTGCATCGGAGCTCTAGATCGTCGTCTTCGTCcggatcctcttcttcttcttcttcttcttcttcttcagatgctTCGTTGCTCATGAGCCTTCCTCTTCTCAAAGATTCCGATTGCGAATCTCTCTCCTTATCCTCTTCTCGTAtgtctctctcctcttcctcctccggcCATGACCACGAAGATCTCCCCAGACTCTCTCTCGATGCAGAGCGACTGAACCATAACCACAACATCACCGCGAATCCATTTGCTCCCGCTCGTAGCCTAAACCCAAATCCACCGAGAATGAGGTTAGTGAACCATTCATCAGCAGGAACCGGAGGAGGGAGAGTGGGACGCAGCCCGATGCGACGTTCGGGAGGAGGAGACACAACAACATCTCACAGAGGAGTCTCTGTGGACAGTCCAAGACTAAACTCATCAGGTAAAATCGTGTTCCAGAGCCTGGAACGAAGCTCGAGCAGTCCAAGCAGCTTCAACGGTGGAACTAGCGGGTACAGACACAGAGGAATGGAGAGATCGTACAGCTCAAACGTGAGGGTGACGCCAGTTTTAAACGTTCCGGTTTGTTCAATCAGAGGTGGTTCAGTTGTCTCCGGTCAGTTT
- the LOC104705074 gene encoding uncharacterized protein LOC104705074, translated as MDEEQCSTVMDVIGNYGKASGQEVNLDKSSIMFGKKVPSEVKDKVKTVTGISNEGGMCSYLGIPESLGGSRVQVFGYVRDRLNDRVNGWTAKLLSKGGKEVLLKSVALAXLCTCSRKIGFKTLCITDAKGASA; from the coding sequence atggaTGAAGAACAATGCTCAACGGTTATGGATGTCATAGGCAACTATGGTAAAGCATCCGGTCAGGAAGTTAATTTGGATAAATCATCgattatgtttggtaaaaaagtgCCTTCAGAGGTCAAGGACAAGGTAAAAACTGTCACTGGAATTTCCAATGAAGGGGGTATGTGCTCCTATTTGGGAATTCCTGAGAGCCTTGGAGGTTCGAGAGTACAAGTCTTCGGTTACGTTCGAGATAGGTTGAATGACCGGGTTAATGGTTGGACAGCAAAACTTTTATCTAAGGGAGGGAAGGAAGTTTTATTAAAGTCGGTGGCCTTGGCATNgctgtgcacttgcagtaggaaaatagggtttaaaactctgtgtatcactGATGCCAAAGGTGCAAGTGCCTAA